In a single window of the Globicephala melas chromosome 10, mGloMel1.2, whole genome shotgun sequence genome:
- the KCNJ4 gene encoding inward rectifier potassium channel 4 — MHGHSRNGQAHVPRRKRRNRFVKKNGQCNVYFANLSNKSQRYMADIFTTCVDTRWRYMLMIFSAAFLVSWLFFGLLFWCIAFFHGDLEAGPAGAAAGAPVAGGGGAAPAAAKPCIMHVNGFLGAFLFSVETQTTIGYGFRCVTEECPLAVIAVVVQSIVGCVIDSFMIGTIMAKMARPKKRAQTLLFSHHAVISVRDGKLCLMWRVGNLRKSHIVEAHVRAQLIKPYMTQEGEYLPLDQRDLNVGYDIGLDRIFLVSPIIIVHEIDEDSPLYGMGKEELESEDFEIVVILEGMVEATAMTTQARSSYLASEILWGHRFEPVVFEEKSHYKVDYSRFHKTYEVAGTPCCSARELQESKITVLPAPPPPPSAFCYENELALMSQEEEEMEEEAAAAAAVAAGLGLEAGSKEEAGIIRMLEFGSHLDLERMQATLPLDNISYRRESAI; from the coding sequence ATGCACGGGCACAGCCGCAACGGGCAGGCCCACGTGCCCCGGCGGAAACGCCGCAACCGCTTCGTCAAGAAGAACGGCCAATGCAACGTCTACTTCGCCAACCTGAGCAACAAGTCGCAGCGCTACATGGCGGACATCTTCACCACCTGCGTGGACACACGCTGGCGCTACATGCTGATGATCTTTTCCGCggccttccttgtctcctggCTCTTTTTCGGCCTCCTCTTCTGGTGCATCGCCTTCTTCCACGGTGACCTGGAGGCCGGCCCGGCGGGGGCCGCGGCGGGGGCCCCGGtggcgggagggggcggggcggcccCGGCGGCCGCCAAGCCCTGCATCATGCATGTGAACGGCTTCCTGGGTGCCTTCCTGTTCTCCGTGGAGACGCAGACTACCATCGGCTATGGGTTCCGATGCGTGACGGAGGAGTGCCCGCTGGCGGTCATCGCCGTGGTGGTCCAGTCCATCGTGGGCTGCGTCATCGACTCCTTCATGATCGGCACCATCATGGCCAAGATGGCCCGGCCCAAGAAGCGGGCGCAGACGCTGCTGTTCAGCCACCACGCGGTCATCTCGGTGCGCGACGGCAAGCTCTGCCTGATGTGGCGCGTGGGCAACCTGCGCAAGAGCCACATCGTGGAGGCCCACGTGCGGGCCCAGCTCATCAAGCCCTACATGACCCAGGAGGGCGAGTACCTGCCGCTGGACCAGCGGGACCTCAACGTGGGCTACGACATCGGCCTGGACCGCATCTTCCTGGTGTCGCCCATCATCATCGTCCACGAGATCGACGAGGACAGCCCGCTCTACGGCATGGGCAAGGAGGAGCTGGAGTCGGAGGACTTTGAGATCGTGGTCATCCTGGAGGGCATGGTGGAGGCCACGGCCATGACCACCCAGGCCCGCAGCTCCTACCTGGCCAGCGAGATCCTATGGGGTCACCGCTTCGAGCCCGTGGTCTTTGAGGAGAAGAGCCACTACAAGGTGGACTACTCGCGCTTCCACAAGACCTACGAGGTGGCCGGCACGCCCTGCTGCTCCGCCCGGGAGCTGCAGGAGAGTAAGATCACCGTGCTGCCCGCCCCACCGCCCCCGCCCAGTGCCTTCTGCTATGAGAACGAGCTGGCCCTCATGagccaggaggaagaggagatggaggaggaggccGCGGCCGCTGCCGCCGTGGCCGCAGGCCTGGGCCTGGAGGCAGGCTCCAAGGAGGAGGCGGGCATCATCCGGATGCTGGAGTTTGGCAGCCACCTGGATCTGGAGCGCATGCAAGCCACCCTCCCGCTGGACAACATCTCCTACCGCAGGGAGTCCGCCATCTGA